CGATGATCAGGGCGTCCTGATAAGTGACCACGCCCCGGTTCGGCTCGGGATCGACCAGATAATCGGCGATCTTGAGGTCGGTGATCTTTCTGGCCGAAAGCACCAGCTTGTGACCCTCTTTGACCGCCAGCAGCTTCGCCTTGTGGCCCATCTCCTCCTGGGCAAAGCCAACAAAAACATCTTTCATCGACGGCCGCGCCATTTTACCGGCCAGGTCGCGATAGAACTGAGCGGCCTCTTCCTCTTTTTGAATGGCAAAGTCCAGAATCTTGTCCGGGGTATCCAGTTTCACAATCTCCTCCTTGACGCCGAGTCATCGGCGACGGCGTTCCTGGCTCTCGACGGTTCCATGCCCGCTCGTTCTTGTTGCCCGAGTGCGGACTCACCGTGGTCACAATGCAAATCCAATATATCGATTTCCCCACGCCTCACAATGGAATTGTCACTTCAGTGAAAACACGAGCCCTGGGGTTCCTCCAAGGCTCGTGTTCGACGTTATCTGCCTGCTGATCAGGTCACTTGATATCGATGAGCGCCTTCGCGGCTACGCCACTTTCGAGATCAATCTCGCTTGCGGCGGCCACAACTTCGTCGCTTACTGATTCAGTCGGCTGGCAGCGCACGATTATCTGATACCCGTTGCCGCCGCGGGAACTTATCCGGAACCGTTCGAAAAACCATCCGGCACCGGGAGCGGTCGACGGGAACAAGCCCTGATAGCGAAGGCTGATGCCCGACTCCACACCGTTGGAGTATACCGCATGATGGGTCTCACGGACCTGGGCGGTGTACGGCTCGCCGATCGGTTCACCGGTCATCGGATTGACCGGAGTAACCGAGAGCTCTCCC
This sequence is a window from Candidatus Zixiibacteriota bacterium. Protein-coding genes within it:
- a CDS encoding ferritin family protein — its product is MKLDTPDKILDFAIQKEEEAAQFYRDLAGKMARPSMKDVFVGFAQEEMGHKAKLLAVKEGHKLVLSARKITDLKIADYLVDPEPNRGVVTYQDALIIAMKAEKAAYALYNSLAGATDSDDLRQLFLMLAQEEARHKLRFEVEYDEVVLAEN